One genomic region from Magnetofaba australis IT-1 encodes:
- a CDS encoding electron transfer flavoprotein subunit alpha/FixB family protein, with translation MTPPLRTLLVAECRDGAIVPATWRALSMAHAIGASVDLLVLEPQSLADDIRGVARILTPSEAPPATALAQAAYIAHAMDAAEPAYSHLILPATAWGREILPRVAARLGAQPLSEICAVTDAHTFSRPIHAGNAIQTLTTDRWPILLSARPAAFAPFTPPDDAPPPSVATLAPPTEPADDPVRVVDFQPARGERPDLREAAVVACGGQGMASAGDFTLIEQLADALGGAVGATRAAVDSGLAPNDWQVGQTGKIVAPDLYIGVGVSGAIQHIAGIKDARCIVSINNDPGAPLHAVADYRLTMDLREAIPQWLALLAARQ, from the coding sequence ATGACGCCGCCACTGCGCACCCTGCTGGTCGCCGAATGCCGCGACGGCGCCATCGTCCCCGCCACTTGGCGCGCCCTGAGCATGGCCCACGCCATCGGCGCGTCGGTGGATTTACTGGTTCTGGAGCCGCAATCCCTCGCAGATGATATTCGAGGCGTTGCGCGCATTCTGACCCCGTCAGAAGCGCCCCCCGCCACCGCTCTGGCGCAAGCGGCCTACATCGCCCACGCCATGGACGCTGCCGAGCCCGCATACAGCCATCTGATTCTGCCCGCCACCGCCTGGGGCCGGGAGATACTGCCGCGCGTGGCCGCACGACTGGGCGCGCAGCCGCTGAGCGAGATCTGCGCGGTGACGGATGCGCACACCTTCTCTCGCCCCATTCATGCGGGCAACGCCATCCAGACCCTCACCACCGACCGCTGGCCCATCCTACTCAGCGCGCGCCCGGCGGCGTTCGCCCCGTTTACGCCGCCCGACGACGCCCCGCCTCCGTCCGTAGCGACGCTGGCGCCGCCTACTGAGCCCGCCGATGACCCTGTCCGCGTGGTGGATTTCCAACCGGCGCGGGGCGAACGTCCCGATCTGCGCGAAGCGGCGGTGGTGGCGTGTGGCGGCCAGGGCATGGCCAGCGCCGGGGATTTCACCCTCATCGAACAGCTCGCCGACGCCCTGGGCGGCGCGGTGGGCGCCACCCGCGCGGCGGTGGACTCGGGGCTGGCCCCCAACGACTGGCAGGTGGGGCAGACCGGCAAAATCGTCGCCCCGGACCTCTACATCGGCGTCGGCGTCTCCGGCGCCATTCAGCACATCGCCGGGATCAAGGACGCGCGCTGCATCGTCAGCATCAACAACGATCCGGGCGCCCCCCTCCACGCCGTAGCCGACTACCGCCTGACCATGGACCTGCGCGAGGCGATCCCCCAGTGGTTGGCGCTGCTGGCGGCGCGTCAGTGA
- a CDS encoding electron transfer flavoprotein subunit beta/FixA family protein — protein sequence MRILVLIKQVPDPAVIARPAPDGSGMALAGVKPVVNPFDEIAVEAALQLREAGLASLCVGASVGAADCAESLRTALAMGLDEARLIETEADAAPLESLEIARALAELVRREGFDLVICGKQGVDGDAGLVGPMLAELLGWPQAAYASRIEHENDRLRVARECDGGIETLTLPLPALITTDLRLNEPRYASLPNIVKAKRKPLQSIPLAELGVTPDAAWRVMETREPPQRPTGVAVQSIAELDAALRQAGALP from the coding sequence ATGCGTATTCTGGTTCTGATCAAACAGGTCCCCGACCCGGCGGTGATCGCGCGGCCCGCGCCGGATGGCTCCGGCATGGCGCTGGCGGGGGTCAAGCCGGTGGTCAACCCCTTCGACGAGATCGCGGTGGAGGCGGCGCTGCAACTGCGTGAAGCGGGGCTGGCGAGCCTCTGCGTGGGCGCCAGCGTGGGCGCGGCCGACTGCGCCGAGTCACTGCGCACCGCCCTGGCCATGGGGTTGGATGAGGCGCGTTTGATCGAAACGGAAGCGGACGCCGCGCCGCTGGAGAGCCTGGAGATCGCCCGCGCGCTGGCCGAGTTGGTGCGGCGCGAAGGGTTCGATCTGGTGATCTGCGGCAAGCAGGGGGTGGATGGCGACGCCGGTCTGGTGGGGCCGATGCTGGCCGAACTGCTGGGCTGGCCCCAGGCCGCCTACGCCTCGCGCATTGAACACGAGAACGACCGCCTGCGCGTGGCGCGGGAGTGCGATGGCGGCATTGAGACCCTCACCCTGCCCCTGCCCGCTCTCATAACCACCGACCTACGCCTCAACGAGCCGCGCTACGCCAGTCTGCCCAATATCGTCAAAGCCAAGCGCAAGCCCCTGCAGAGCATTCCCCTGGCGGAGTTGGGGGTGACGCCGGACGCCGCCTGGCGCGTGATGGAGACCCGCGAACCGCCGCAACGTCCCACAGGCGTGGCTGTGCAGAGCATCGCCGAACTGGACGCCGCCCTGCGCCAGGCGGGAGCGCTGCCATGA
- a CDS encoding OsmC family protein — translation MATMARVKLIEGITMLGESGSGHAVVMDAAEEVGGRDIGVRPMELLLMGMGGCSSIDVLNILRKGRHDVTDCVAELVAKRAETEPKVFTEIKLEFTITGRKLTEKAVARAIELSMQTYCSASIMLGKTAKIETSFSIIDADAAE, via the coding sequence ATGGCCACCATGGCGCGCGTGAAATTGATTGAAGGGATCACCATGCTCGGCGAATCGGGCTCTGGCCACGCGGTGGTGATGGACGCCGCCGAAGAGGTGGGCGGGCGCGATATCGGCGTGCGTCCCATGGAGCTGCTGCTCATGGGCATGGGCGGCTGCAGCTCCATCGACGTGCTCAACATCCTGCGCAAAGGGCGTCACGACGTCACCGACTGCGTGGCCGAACTGGTCGCCAAGCGCGCTGAAACCGAGCCCAAAGTGTTCACCGAGATCAAACTGGAGTTCACCATCACCGGGCGCAAGCTGACGGAAAAGGCGGTGGCGCGCGCCATCGAACTCTCCATGCAAACCTACTGTTCGGCCTCCATCATGCTGGGCAAGACCGCCAAGATCGAAACCAGCTTCAGCATCATCGACGCCGACGCTGCGGAGTGA
- the cobT gene encoding nicotinate-nucleotide--dimethylbenzimidazole phosphoribosyltransferase: MTGAWWKAPPKAIDQGMREAAFARQGQLTKPPGSLGRLETAAVDLAGMQGCVTPGIERPWIVIFAADHGVVAAGVSAFPQSVTGEMIRNFSRGGAAICVLARESGAQLEVVDVGSVESPGELPGVRDARIAAGTADLSQTAAMTAEQCQQALAQGRAAAARALDAGADLFIGGEMGIGNTTAAAALICAYTGLAPALVCGPGTGLDAAGVSRKAAVVAQALKRQGAATGPAVLTLAQLGGFEIAALCGAYIACAQAGLPVVVDGFIASAAALAAERMAPGTRAWMLFGHASAEPGHAAALSALQAQPLLDLGLRLGEGSGAAAALPLLRLACALHRDMATFAEAGVSQG, from the coding sequence ATGACGGGAGCTTGGTGGAAGGCGCCGCCCAAGGCGATTGATCAGGGGATGCGGGAGGCGGCGTTTGCGCGCCAGGGGCAGTTGACCAAGCCGCCGGGATCGCTGGGACGGTTGGAGACGGCGGCGGTTGACTTGGCCGGTATGCAAGGCTGCGTCACGCCGGGCATTGAGCGACCCTGGATCGTCATTTTCGCCGCTGATCATGGTGTGGTTGCGGCGGGGGTGTCGGCGTTTCCGCAGTCGGTGACCGGCGAGATGATCCGCAACTTCTCACGCGGCGGCGCGGCCATCTGCGTGTTGGCGCGCGAGAGCGGCGCGCAGCTGGAGGTGGTGGATGTGGGCTCGGTGGAATCGCCTGGAGAGCTGCCAGGGGTGCGCGATGCGCGCATCGCCGCCGGCACGGCGGATCTGAGTCAAACGGCGGCCATGACGGCGGAGCAGTGCCAACAGGCGCTGGCGCAGGGGCGCGCGGCGGCGGCGCGGGCGTTGGACGCGGGCGCCGACCTGTTCATCGGCGGCGAGATGGGCATCGGCAATACCACGGCGGCGGCGGCGTTGATCTGCGCTTACACCGGCCTGGCGCCTGCGCTGGTGTGCGGGCCGGGCACGGGGTTGGACGCCGCAGGCGTATCACGCAAGGCGGCGGTGGTGGCGCAGGCGCTCAAGCGGCAGGGCGCGGCCACCGGCCCGGCGGTGTTGACGTTGGCGCAGTTGGGCGGGTTTGAGATCGCCGCGCTCTGCGGCGCCTACATTGCCTGCGCCCAGGCGGGATTGCCGGTGGTGGTGGATGGGTTTATCGCCAGCGCCGCCGCGCTGGCCGCCGAGCGCATGGCGCCGGGAACGCGGGCGTGGATGCTGTTTGGCCACGCCAGCGCCGAGCCCGGCCACGCCGCTGCGCTCAGTGCGTTGCAGGCGCAACCGTTGCTGGATCTGGGGTTGCGGCTGGGGGAGGGCAGCGGCGCCGCCGCCGCGCTGCCGCTGCTGCGGCTGGCGTGCGCGCTGCACCGCGACATGGCCACCTTCGCCGAGGCGGGAGTGTCGCAGGGGTGA
- a CDS encoding ATP-binding protein: MKSRLFITVVILTCILIGAARPACAEQAHVLLLNSYHPGQVWGDGEMQGMREALSQSPLDVVLHTEYMDTKRIVDDAHFDNLLRLFIHKYAQRPMAAVVAMDNNAFDFIRRHRDQLFPGAPVIFCGVNFFHPGQLAGLSGFTGVAEAFDGRGAVEAILRIHPDAKRLQVIADDTNTVRAILADLTPVLEAYAERIPFTLHRGVSFDELMAQAASFKPGDVALLLPFSRDRLGRHMPTTTVAEHVAQSASVPVYGSWDFHLGHGIVGGRLTNAQAQGRKAGELLLRVLAGEAPERIPVVRTLPGAFMFDARQLERFDISWSDLPAGSQILYQSWLQLNRGNLLAAALFGALLLLAFYGWGANHSQKLLSQAALRDSEARFRTLFELSPDPVWILADQRCVDCNQAAVQILGAPSKAAVMGLHPADVSPPLQPNGEDSYAMADRLLNKTVAQGPSHFEWTLQLMDGAQMVTSVAMRPFTLDGRAVVYCTVRDITDAKAAEEALQASTHAAELAREEAQQANRAKSEFLANMSHEIRTPMNVIVGMGEMLLEMEEDPLKRSYIESAHSAGESLLTLIDDILDISKIESAKLELAQRPFELARLIESIERVFALTARNKGLTFSAHVDPQLPAWLLGDEQRLRQVSTNLLGNAIKFTESGWVALRVTADPAGVRFTVADSGIGIAKEKVETIFQPFAQADGGVTRRFGGTGLGLSISQRLVEAMGGRMGVDCDVAEGAQVWFCAPLTAAQPEAATQQPFPYRMTLDGAAQEMAAMRILIAEDCDENINLMQAYLRDTAHQIHFARDGEQALEAFRDGAFDLVLMDVQMPRLDGYSATRAMRQWEAEQGAEPTPIHALTAHAFSEARDQSHAAGCDGFLTKPIRKRDLLSFLHGLSDAQEADAEAASTAGNSA, from the coding sequence GTGAAATCCAGACTGTTCATAACTGTCGTTATTCTGACCTGTATACTCATCGGCGCGGCGCGTCCCGCGTGCGCCGAGCAGGCCCATGTGCTGCTGCTCAACTCCTATCATCCGGGCCAGGTTTGGGGCGATGGCGAGATGCAGGGCATGCGCGAGGCGCTGTCGCAGAGCCCATTGGATGTCGTGCTGCACACCGAGTATATGGACACCAAGCGCATCGTCGATGACGCGCACTTTGACAACCTGTTGCGACTCTTCATCCACAAGTACGCCCAGCGCCCCATGGCTGCGGTGGTGGCCATGGACAACAACGCCTTTGACTTTATCCGCCGCCATCGGGACCAACTGTTCCCCGGCGCTCCGGTAATCTTTTGTGGGGTGAATTTTTTCCATCCGGGGCAGTTGGCGGGACTGTCCGGCTTCACTGGCGTGGCTGAAGCGTTTGATGGTCGCGGCGCCGTCGAGGCGATTCTGCGCATTCACCCCGACGCCAAGCGGTTGCAAGTCATTGCCGACGACACCAACACAGTTCGCGCAATCCTGGCCGACCTGACGCCGGTGCTGGAGGCGTATGCCGAGCGGATACCGTTCACGCTCCATAGGGGGGTGAGCTTTGATGAGCTGATGGCGCAGGCCGCCTCTTTCAAACCTGGAGATGTGGCGCTGTTGCTGCCCTTCTCCCGTGATCGTCTGGGACGACACATGCCCACCACCACAGTTGCCGAGCATGTTGCGCAAAGCGCATCGGTTCCGGTGTATGGTTCGTGGGACTTCCACTTGGGGCATGGCATCGTTGGCGGGCGCCTGACCAACGCCCAGGCGCAGGGACGCAAGGCGGGCGAGTTGCTGTTGCGGGTGCTCGCTGGCGAAGCGCCGGAGCGGATTCCCGTGGTGCGCACGCTGCCTGGGGCGTTCATGTTCGATGCGCGCCAGCTGGAGCGTTTTGATATCTCCTGGAGCGATCTGCCTGCGGGTAGCCAGATCCTCTATCAGAGCTGGTTGCAACTCAATCGCGGCAATCTGTTGGCGGCGGCGCTGTTTGGCGCGCTACTGCTGCTGGCTTTCTACGGCTGGGGCGCCAATCACAGTCAGAAACTGCTCAGTCAGGCTGCGCTGCGCGACAGTGAGGCGCGCTTTCGCACTCTGTTTGAACTCTCGCCGGACCCGGTGTGGATTTTGGCCGATCAGCGCTGCGTCGACTGCAACCAGGCGGCGGTGCAGATTCTCGGCGCCCCCAGCAAGGCGGCGGTGATGGGCTTGCATCCCGCCGATGTGTCGCCGCCATTGCAACCCAATGGCGAGGACTCCTACGCCATGGCCGATCGCCTGCTGAACAAGACTGTGGCGCAGGGCCCCAGCCATTTTGAGTGGACCCTGCAGCTCATGGATGGGGCGCAGATGGTCACTTCTGTGGCCATGCGCCCGTTCACCCTGGATGGGCGCGCGGTGGTCTACTGCACCGTGCGCGACATCACCGACGCCAAGGCTGCCGAGGAGGCGCTGCAAGCCTCCACCCACGCCGCCGAACTGGCGCGGGAGGAGGCGCAACAGGCCAACCGCGCCAAGAGCGAGTTTTTGGCCAATATGAGCCATGAGATTCGCACCCCCATGAACGTCATCGTCGGCATGGGGGAGATGCTGTTGGAGATGGAGGAGGATCCGCTCAAGCGCAGCTATATCGAATCGGCCCACAGCGCTGGGGAGTCGCTGTTGACGCTGATTGACGATATTCTGGATATCTCCAAGATTGAGTCGGCCAAGTTGGAATTGGCGCAGCGCCCGTTTGAACTGGCCCGCTTGATTGAGAGCATCGAACGAGTGTTTGCCCTCACGGCGCGCAATAAGGGGCTCACATTCTCGGCTCATGTGGATCCGCAACTGCCTGCGTGGTTGCTGGGGGATGAGCAGCGTTTGCGCCAGGTGTCGACCAATCTGTTGGGCAACGCCATCAAATTTACCGAAAGCGGTTGGGTCGCCCTGCGCGTGACAGCGGACCCCGCAGGCGTGCGCTTTACCGTAGCGGATTCCGGGATCGGTATCGCCAAAGAGAAGGTTGAGACCATCTTTCAGCCGTTTGCCCAGGCCGATGGGGGGGTTACGCGCCGCTTTGGCGGCACCGGATTGGGGCTCTCCATCAGTCAGCGCCTGGTGGAGGCTATGGGGGGGCGTATGGGCGTCGACTGTGACGTGGCGGAGGGCGCCCAGGTGTGGTTCTGTGCGCCGCTGACAGCGGCGCAGCCTGAAGCGGCGACGCAGCAACCCTTTCCCTACCGCATGACCCTGGACGGCGCCGCGCAGGAAATGGCGGCTATGCGCATTCTTATCGCCGAGGATTGCGATGAGAATATCAACCTGATGCAAGCCTACCTGCGCGATACCGCGCATCAGATCCACTTCGCCCGCGATGGCGAACAGGCGCTGGAGGCGTTTCGCGATGGCGCGTTTGATCTGGTGCTGATGGATGTGCAGATGCCGCGACTGGATGGCTACAGCGCCACTCGCGCCATGCGCCAGTGGGAGGCCGAGCAGGGCGCCGAGCCGACGCCGATCCATGCGCTCACCGCCCACGCATTCTCAGAAGCGCGGGATCAGAGCCATGCGGCGGGCTGTGATGGTTTTCTCACCAAACCCATTCGTAAACGGGATTTGCTGAGTTTTTTGCATGGCTTGAGCGATGCGCAGGAAGCGGACGCCGAGGCGGCGTCCACAGCAGGGAACAGTGCGTGA
- a CDS encoding methyl-accepting chemotaxis protein, translating into MSGIIQKTFIKWKSGWLIGLVSGLSLFIFLVVIGFNYRAIGGVQQLNDELHSGPLALKETWYEIALSMNRAEAARQNFLLTKDPKVAATIAPLVVEIREQLRSLPATTRATLSEAVNRYGDTFAAMAQAMATGLTARAQLVTDRENVELIVYDLEAPDLEEALGEYQVAELTYLMNGNEESADSVRVMLDRFDRDAAGKELEKDFRAAVATYRATFAKLIDNHQRVETNSKAMETQATEFAQLVRAGVRSASKQADAAAEAARNQANSAQNSALVWTAIGVVLAVSLLWLYQRLFNRQVVTTLDGLSKLAEGDLNFRFPRRPHSKNELCRIMQGANAMADNLEALLSLIVDKVSHIQKAASQIAELRQGLSQAAKDGAQMVREVGDTLSEVDANTRTVFQLVEKNQQQAVASEGAAQAFQQIITAMSDASEHAGGIVSGMMEAANAMPDSMLNVNSNLAQVNHAMREVSQSVGDLNQSQQSVRAMCQRASSESDTARSHVASATDATGSLLRATGEITNVVHLINEIAEQTNMLALNASIEAAGAGESGKGFAVVANEVKALARQTAEATDAIADNIDRMQGMTRQVERSMAQVRDGMDNVATANHDITDAMNTQAHAIEQIMQSLRAVNTATDSVTQTAQELEGAAKTLANSAQQANEGAQEIVGTAQSAVSEAHGVAENATAMREQSGVMRERTEDFFTSSDQVKSLSGCMIERMESLDQMSGAVGDLSHLLRDDAAALREAAARFRFSSASAAVDATTQ; encoded by the coding sequence ATGAGCGGCATCATTCAAAAGACCTTCATCAAGTGGAAAAGCGGCTGGCTGATCGGGCTGGTTTCGGGCCTGTCGCTGTTCATCTTCCTGGTGGTGATCGGGTTCAACTACCGCGCCATTGGCGGCGTGCAGCAATTGAACGACGAGCTGCATAGCGGGCCGCTGGCGCTCAAAGAGACGTGGTATGAGATCGCCCTGTCGATGAACCGCGCCGAAGCGGCGCGGCAGAACTTCCTGCTCACCAAAGACCCCAAAGTCGCCGCAACCATTGCGCCGCTGGTGGTGGAGATCCGCGAGCAACTGCGCAGCCTGCCCGCCACCACCCGCGCCACTCTGAGCGAAGCGGTCAACCGCTACGGCGACACCTTCGCCGCCATGGCTCAAGCCATGGCCACGGGCTTGACCGCGCGGGCGCAACTTGTGACCGACCGCGAGAATGTGGAGTTGATCGTCTACGACCTGGAGGCGCCCGACCTGGAGGAGGCGCTGGGGGAGTATCAGGTCGCCGAGTTGACCTATTTGATGAACGGCAACGAGGAGAGCGCCGATTCGGTGCGGGTGATGCTCGACCGATTCGACCGCGACGCCGCAGGCAAGGAGTTGGAGAAGGATTTTCGCGCCGCCGTAGCGACCTATCGCGCCACCTTCGCCAAGCTGATCGACAACCACCAGCGCGTGGAGACAAACTCCAAAGCCATGGAGACGCAGGCCACGGAGTTTGCGCAATTGGTGCGCGCCGGGGTGCGATCGGCCAGCAAACAGGCCGACGCCGCCGCTGAAGCGGCGCGCAACCAAGCCAACAGCGCACAGAACAGCGCTCTGGTGTGGACCGCCATTGGCGTGGTGCTGGCGGTCTCTCTCTTGTGGCTCTACCAGCGTCTGTTCAATCGCCAGGTGGTCACCACCCTGGATGGACTCTCCAAACTGGCCGAGGGCGATCTGAACTTCCGCTTTCCGCGCCGCCCCCACTCCAAGAATGAGCTGTGTCGCATCATGCAGGGGGCCAACGCCATGGCCGACAATCTGGAGGCGTTGCTCTCCTTGATCGTCGACAAGGTCAGCCACATCCAGAAGGCCGCCAGTCAGATCGCCGAGTTGCGTCAGGGGCTCTCGCAAGCGGCCAAAGATGGCGCGCAGATGGTGCGTGAGGTGGGCGACACCTTAAGCGAAGTGGACGCCAACACCCGCACCGTGTTCCAACTGGTGGAGAAGAATCAGCAGCAGGCTGTCGCCTCTGAGGGCGCCGCGCAGGCGTTCCAGCAGATCATCACCGCCATGTCCGACGCCTCCGAACATGCTGGCGGCATCGTCAGCGGCATGATGGAGGCCGCCAACGCCATGCCCGACAGCATGCTCAACGTCAATTCGAATCTGGCGCAGGTCAACCACGCCATGCGCGAGGTCTCGCAATCGGTGGGCGACCTCAACCAATCGCAACAATCGGTGCGCGCCATGTGCCAACGCGCCAGCAGCGAGAGCGACACGGCGCGCAGCCACGTCGCCAGCGCCACCGACGCCACTGGCTCGCTGCTCCGCGCGACGGGCGAGATCACCAACGTGGTGCACCTGATCAACGAAATCGCCGAACAGACCAACATGCTGGCCCTCAACGCCTCCATTGAAGCGGCGGGCGCCGGGGAGTCGGGAAAAGGCTTTGCGGTAGTGGCCAATGAGGTCAAGGCGCTGGCGCGGCAGACCGCCGAAGCCACCGACGCCATCGCCGACAACATCGACCGCATGCAGGGCATGACCCGCCAGGTGGAGCGCAGCATGGCGCAGGTGCGCGACGGCATGGACAACGTCGCCACCGCCAACCATGACATCACCGACGCCATGAATACTCAAGCACACGCCATCGAGCAGATTATGCAGTCGCTGCGCGCGGTTAACACCGCCACCGACAGCGTGACGCAGACGGCGCAGGAGTTGGAGGGGGCGGCCAAGACCCTGGCCAACTCCGCGCAACAGGCCAACGAGGGCGCGCAGGAGATCGTCGGCACGGCGCAGAGCGCGGTGTCCGAAGCCCACGGCGTGGCGGAAAACGCCACCGCCATGCGCGAACAGTCCGGCGTGATGCGCGAGCGCACCGAAGACTTCTTCACCAGCTCCGATCAGGTCAAATCCCTCAGCGGCTGCATGATCGAGCGCATGGAGAGTCTGGATCAGATGTCCGGCGCGGTGGGCGACCTGTCGCACCTGCTGCGCGATGACGCCGCCGCCCTGCGCGAGGCGGCGGCGCGCTTCCGCTTCTCCTCCGCCAGCGCGGCGGTCGATGCAACAACGCAATAG
- a CDS encoding thiol:disulfide interchange protein DsbA/DsbL — translation MHKSLALRALAWLIVMALWLPQAAQAETITPDQLIEGKHYFVVKPPVPTGSNKPVVAEVFNFKCPHCFALHPKMAAWARKMGDAVETRSIPLFWGKQTDYPARAYYAAEFMGQGERMKQAIFEAHFEQDMDIEKESDMREIAREAGVDFATLEGNMQSFGVTAKISQGRAQSKEMGVRGTPTLVVNGKYRLTAGENAGGDFDKLFAIVEALIQKDAHK, via the coding sequence ATGCACAAGTCCCTTGCACTGCGCGCTTTGGCGTGGCTGATCGTGATGGCGCTGTGGCTGCCGCAAGCGGCCCAGGCCGAGACCATCACGCCGGACCAACTGATTGAAGGCAAACACTACTTCGTCGTCAAGCCGCCGGTTCCCACCGGCAGCAACAAGCCGGTGGTGGCGGAGGTATTCAACTTCAAGTGCCCGCACTGCTTTGCGTTGCACCCGAAGATGGCGGCCTGGGCGCGCAAAATGGGCGATGCGGTGGAGACCCGTTCGATCCCGCTGTTCTGGGGCAAACAGACCGACTACCCGGCCCGCGCCTACTATGCGGCGGAGTTCATGGGCCAGGGCGAACGCATGAAGCAGGCGATTTTCGAAGCCCACTTCGAGCAGGATATGGACATCGAAAAAGAGTCCGACATGCGCGAAATCGCCCGGGAAGCGGGGGTGGACTTCGCCACCCTGGAGGGCAACATGCAGAGCTTTGGCGTCACCGCCAAGATCTCCCAAGGGCGCGCGCAGTCCAAAGAGATGGGCGTGCGCGGCACCCCCACCCTGGTGGTCAACGGCAAGTACCGCCTCACTGCGGGCGAGAATGCTGGCGGCGACTTTGACAAACTGTTCGCCATCGTCGAAGCGCTGATCCAAAAAGATGCGCACAAGTAA
- a CDS encoding rhodanese-like domain-containing protein — protein sequence MKKMRSGVMLAAMALALGWAAPAMSEEAGSGGAPLGAAVASEQQKHAKSVTLAPFTLNGVEVTQDRGRAMLDAFKSPENRKCKPFCVQPKSIDGATTVEVDDFAKMADEINSGKTLIVDMRTPAWYAKGTLPGAISLPYTDLTGKKTKAKAKIKKLKGKNLIAFCNGWWCGQSPTGIRALVEFGYEGKIYYFRGGSQDWADAGLAFVTP from the coding sequence ATGAAAAAGATGCGATCAGGAGTGATGCTGGCGGCTATGGCGCTGGCGCTGGGATGGGCGGCGCCAGCCATGAGCGAAGAGGCGGGCAGCGGCGGCGCGCCACTGGGCGCAGCGGTGGCCAGTGAGCAACAAAAACACGCCAAGAGCGTGACCCTGGCCCCCTTCACCCTCAACGGCGTGGAGGTGACGCAGGATCGCGGGCGCGCCATGCTGGACGCCTTCAAATCGCCGGAAAACCGCAAGTGCAAACCCTTCTGCGTCCAGCCCAAGAGCATTGACGGCGCCACCACCGTGGAGGTGGATGACTTCGCCAAAATGGCCGACGAAATCAATTCGGGAAAAACCCTCATCGTGGATATGCGCACCCCGGCGTGGTACGCCAAAGGCACCCTGCCCGGCGCCATCAGCCTGCCCTATACCGACCTGACCGGCAAAAAGACCAAAGCCAAAGCCAAGATCAAAAAGCTTAAAGGCAAGAATCTCATCGCCTTCTGCAACGGTTGGTGGTGCGGCCAAAGCCCCACCGGCATTCGCGCGCTGGTGGAGTTTGGCTATGAAGGCAAGATCTACTACTTCCGCGGCGGCAGCCAGGATTGGGCCGATGCGGGTCTGGCGTTCGTTACGCCGTAA